One Pseudoalteromonas rubra genomic window, CATCGGCTGCGGCGGGGTTGTTCATATATTGCTCCAACCTGTCAGCAAAGAAAATGCCTATTTGGGCCTTAAAGAACTCTTTACTGCGCTTGAGACTCGTCAGCAAGGGCTCTACTACCAGTGCATAAATCCTGAGGATGGTGAAGCACAAGGTTATTTTGAGCTCGCTGAGGGGGCAAAACAATGGTCACTCAACCGCCGCACGCAGTTGCTTGAGCAGGGTGGGTGTCGTTGGCTACAAACCCATATAAACCCTGAGCCTCATTTGTTAATTGCAGGCGCTGGCGGTGATGCAGTTCCCGTTTATCAAATGGCAAAACAACTCGGTTGGAGCGTTAGTCTTTGGGACCCACGCCCAGCTAATGCACGGCGTGAATATTTCCAACATGCAGATTTTATTTTGCGCGATAGCGCCAAAAAACTAGCCGAATTTTGTCATACGCAACGTATTAGCTCCGTGATCTTGATGGCACACAGCGTAGAGCTCGACAGCCAAGTACTTAGAGCTTTGGCGCAAGTACCATTGAACTATTTAGGCATGTTGGGACCAGCGCACAGACGCGCAGAGGTATTTGCAGCAAGTGGTATCAAGAAAACCGATATCACGGCACCTGTCTTCGGCCCTGTAGGTTTAAATATTGGTGGGGAGACGCCCGAGAGCGTAGCCCTTTCTATGCTGAGTGAAATGCATGCGAGCTTGTGTGATAGAGACGGCCGCTCATTGAGTGAGTGGGGAATGAGCTAAGTGAAGATCACCAAAGTGTTATTAGCAGCCGGACAGTCTTCCCGGTTTGGACAGTGTAAGTTGACCCAGCAACTCGGTGATACGAGCATTGTTGAAAGAGCAGTGCAAATGCTGACCTCCGTCAATAGTGAGCCGACGTATGTAATTAGTGGCGCTTGGCACAATGAGGTGCATGGAGCACTTGAAGGTATTAGCAATGTAAAAGTGTTATGTAACCATCAATGGCAAAAAGGGCTAGGTAACAGTATTGCTTTCGCTGCTAAGGAGCTTGGTCGGACTGACCGTGCGCTTTTATTTGTACTTGCAGATCAGGTAGCGCTTACAAGTGATGCCTTGAAAGAACTGGTGTCCGGTTTTACGCGGCAACCAGCGCGTTGGTGCGCACGTTATAAGCAACGCTTAGGTGTACCTGCGATATTCCCACCCGAAGACAACGAATTACTCAGAACATTGAGTGGCGAGCACGGGGCCCAAAAATTACTCCGCGACACCAGCGCAAAAATTCATTTTGTAAGCATGCCGCACGCCGCCGTTGATGTAGACACAGCAGACGATCTTGTCAACGCACGACACCTATTTGCAGCAGACCGTCTTGAACCAGGTGGAGGGCAATGTGGCTAAAGAAATCGAATACTCACAAATGCTGCGCTTCAGTCGCCACATTATGTTGCCGGAGATCGAACTTGAGGGTCAGGAACGCCTACTTAATGCTCA contains:
- a CDS encoding XdhC family protein, with protein sequence MTNSLRDILAQWYANRDNGEWVLCTLYEITGSSYRKPGAMMMISGLGQRLGMLSGGCLEADIQRHAKRVMADQRALTLTYDATDEEDLTFQLGIGCGGVVHILLQPVSKENAYLGLKELFTALETRQQGLYYQCINPEDGEAQGYFELAEGAKQWSLNRRTQLLEQGGCRWLQTHINPEPHLLIAGAGGDAVPVYQMAKQLGWSVSLWDPRPANARREYFQHADFILRDSAKKLAEFCHTQRISSVILMAHSVELDSQVLRALAQVPLNYLGMLGPAHRRAEVFAASGIKKTDITAPVFGPVGLNIGGETPESVALSMLSEMHASLCDRDGRSLSEWGMS
- a CDS encoding nucleotidyltransferase family protein is translated as MKITKVLLAAGQSSRFGQCKLTQQLGDTSIVERAVQMLTSVNSEPTYVISGAWHNEVHGALEGISNVKVLCNHQWQKGLGNSIAFAAKELGRTDRALLFVLADQVALTSDALKELVSGFTRQPARWCARYKQRLGVPAIFPPEDNELLRTLSGEHGAQKLLRDTSAKIHFVSMPHAAVDVDTADDLVNARHLFAADRLEPGGGQCG